AACACGACTGCATATAGCAAATAAAGCGGCAGATCGAATCGTTGAACTAGAAGAAATAGACAAGGCAAATGTAATCGTCACAAATAGAAATGCCTATGTTGCAGTTGTTTTACGTGAAAATGTAAAAGGACAAATCACAAAACAATTAGAAAAGAAAGTTGCAGATCAAGTTAGAGCTACCGACCCAGATATTCGTCATGTATTTGTATCTTCAAATCCTGATTTTGTAGATCGAATGAGAGACTATGCGGACAAAATTAACCAAGGCAAACCAGTAACAGGGTTATTTGAAGAATTTACCGAAACCGTTCGAAGAGTATTTCCTAATTCTCGGTAACAAATCAAGTAGCCTTAATCGAGAAAGTAGTAAATCAAATGCTTTTGGAATCTGGAGTAACGACTACAGGATGGAAAACTTCATTAGATTTAGAAGCGAGTTAAATATAAAAAGTGTCATGAGTACTAAATTACCATGACACTTTTTTACATAAATTTATTTTCCAATTTCTGCCGAAAAGATTTCTCCTGCTTTCGAAATAACTGACTCCCTCTTTGTAAAACAGGAGTTCCATATTTATCATTAATCTGGTCAATTACAGCTAATAGTGGCTCTTCTTTCGCATCTTCTTCAAATGAAAATAAATCCAGTTGTTTAATTGATTCTGTTTTCCATTCTAATTCCGTAGCTGTGACACCAAGCAATCGAATCGGATCGCCATCCCAATGTTGCTTCCATAAACGTGAAGCAGCTTGAAAAATATCACATTCTTCCCAAATTGCATTTTTTAATTGTTTACTCCGCGTTACTGTACGCCGATCATAGTATTTCATCATAATTTGAATGTTATAGCTGACAAGAGTCCGTTTTTGTAGCCTTTTGCTAACTGATTTCGATAAGCGCTCTAACATATCAAGCAATTCCTTCTCTTCATCCATATCCTTCGAAAATGTTGTTGAATTTCCGATACTTTTATGTTGTCCCATTTGATTTGGATCGACTTCTCTATCATCCATACCTTTTGCCCGTTTTTGTAAATCAACGCCGTGCTTTCCTATTTTTGCACGAATCACATGCGCTTCTCCCTTTGCCAACTGTTCAATTGTATGTATATGGATTTCTTTTAGCTTTTCTGCTGTTTTCTCACCAATTCCATGCATTGCTTCAACAGGACGTGGCCAAAGTAATTCCTGAATATCTCGTTTCCGAAACACAGTAATACCAAGCGGCTTTTTCATATCTGACGCAGTCTTCGCTAGAAAAAGATTTGGGGCTATTCCAATGCTACATGGCAACTCTAATTCTGTTAATAATGCTTGTTGAATCATCTTAGCAATCTCAAGAGGTGAACCTAATCCATAACAATCTGTTATATCTAAGTAACCTTCATCTATAGAAACTGGCTGAATCTTTTCAGTAAAGCGTGAAAGAATTTGAAACATCTCAAATGACGCCTCGCGATATAATTTAAAATTCGGGTGCTTCACAACTAACTCTGGACATAACCGCTTCGCTTCCCAAAGGAGCATTGTTGTACGTACTCCGTATTCCCTTGCTTCATAACTACATGTTACAATAACCCCTTTTCGTTCTTTTTCATTCCCTGCAACCGCTAATGGTTTTCCTTTTAATGATGGATCATGGGCAATTTCAACTGACGCGAAAAAACAATTCATATCAACATGTAGAATGACACGACCGTTTTTTGGATACATTTCTCTCATGTTTCTCACCCCCAAAAAAGAACGTTTGTTCCTGAATTTATTATATCAAATTCCTCAAAAACAGTGGAGCTTTTCAATCACAAAAACACGTTCTTTCCGACTATTTTTTGATATACTGAAATCATAAATGGATAATTATGTAAAAGGAGAGGGTGGTATGAAAAACCATAGTAAACTCAATTACACGTTCCTCGTTATTATATTAATTATTGCTATTAATTATTTACTACTGCCGATTTTTAATATTAATGTGAATACCTTCGCACTGCTACCTCACTTAGTACGTGTTGCAACAACGTATATACTCCCCTGGATTTTTTTATATTGGCTCATTCGCCTTGTAAAAGCAATCGAATCCAAATGAAAATGGCGTGTAAACCTATGATGGTTTACACGCCATTTTTTTCGTATGCTTACAATTATTTCGCTATTTCTTCAATAATTGCAACAACTAGTTCAGCTGTTTTTACTAATTCTTCAACAGGAATTTTCTCGTTTGTTGTATGAATCTCTTCATAACCAACTGCTAAGTTTACTGTTGGAATACCATGCCCTGCAATTACGTTTGCGTCACTTCCGCCACCACTTTGGTGAAGAGAAGGTGTACGACCAATCTTTTCAGCAGCACGTTTTGCAACTTCTACAACATGATCGCCATCAGCAAATTTAAATCCTGGGTACATAACTTTTACTTCAACATCTGCTTGACCGCCCATTTCTTTTGCAGTTGTTTCAAATACTTCTTTCATTTTTGCAACTTGCTCTTGCATTTTTTCATCTACTAAAGAGCGAGCTTCTGCGAAAATTTGCACATGGTCACAAACGATGTTTGTTTGTGTGCCACCTTCGAAACGACCGATATTTGCAGTTGTTTCAGAATCAATACGACCAAGTGGCATTTTTGCAATTGCTTTTGCTGCGATTGTAATTGCAGATACACCTTTTTCAGGTGCTACACCGGCGTGAGCTGTTTTCCCGCGAATAATCGCATTTACTTTTGCTTGCGTTGGCGCTGCAACTACGATTTCGCCCACTTTTCCATTGCTATCTAATGCATAGCCATATTTTGCTGTAATACGTTCACGATCTAATGCTTTCGCCCCAACAAGACCTGATTCTTCACCAACTGTAATAATAAACTCGATTTTTCCATGAGGAATATTTTCTTCTTTTAAAACGCGGATTGCTTCAAACATGGATGCTAATCCAGCTTTATCGTCTGACCCTAAAATTGTAGTACCATCTGATACAATATAACCATCTTTAATAGAAGGCTTAATTCCTTTACCAGGAACTACTGTATCCATATGAGAAGTGAAGTAAATTGTATCTACTCCTTCTTTCGTCGCTGGCAAAGTACAAATTAAGTTACCTGCACCATGTCCAGTTACACCCATCGTGTCATCTTCAAATACTTCAACACCTAAAGCAGTAAATTTCTCTGTTAACACTTTGCAAATTTCTGCTTCATATTTTGTTTCAGAATCTACTTGCACAAGTTCCATAAATTCATTTACTAAACGTTCTTGATTAATCATGAGAATGCGCCTCCTGCATTGCATTAAGTATGTAACATCGTTAATTATAACAGAATTTCGCAAAAGTTTCGAAAGACAAGCTAAAAAAACAGATGGTTCACACATCTAGATAACCATCTGCTTTCTTCTACTCATTTAAAAGGACCCACCGCATATGATCTTCCCAAACCCCATTTACCATTAACATCTTCCGGGACACCCCTTCATATTGAAAGCCAATCTTCGTTACAACTTGAATAGATGCTAAGTTACGGGGCATAATCGGGGCTTCTATACGATGTAATTGGAATTCTTGAAAAGCCACTTCAATTGCTTTTCTAAGCGCTTCTGTCGTATAACCTTTGTTTAATTCATCTTTATCTAGTTTATAACCAAGAACACAGGACTGATAAATTCCACGCACAATTAAATTGAAAGAAATACAACCGATAATATTCGTATCATCACCTTTTTTAAAAATCCATAATCGAATAATTTTCCCTTCTACAAATTCTTTCTCATCTTTTTGCAACCGTTTTCTTTGATAATCCAATGTAAAAAAATCATCTGGTCGATATTCTTCCCACGCCTTTAAAAACTCACGATTTTTGTCGTAATATTGAAGAACTTGCTCTGCATACGACTCATCGATTTCTCTTAATTGCAAACGTTCTGTTTCATATATTTTCATTATCGTATCTCCATTCTTCAGCTTGCAAAACTTTTTTAAAAGGCACCGAAAAAACTGTGTCCTATGCTGTTTATATTCTCTGTGTATTTCAAATTTTCCTGTTATATTTTAGATACACTTCTCGAATTTTGTCTTCTCTATACCCTTGTCCATATTTCCATTTCTCGATACAATAAAGTGAAACTTTAATTATTGGGGAGTCTCCATTCCCCCAATAATTATTAATCCTCACCAATTGGGCTTTTACGGACAGTTCATCTCCCACCTAACTTCTTTGCTTTTGCTGAATTTTAAAGTGGGAGTGTTACTGTCCGCAAATAGCGAGGGAGAGTTGGAATGATTGTAAGGAGGTTTAACATGAATAAGAAAGCACAAAAAGTTATGATATACGTTATGCTAATTTCAATGCTTGTAACAACATTACTCACTGGAGCAAGTATGTTTTGGTAAGGAGGACGATATATAATGTCGTCCTTTTTTAGCACAAACAGGCTGTTTATTCTCCTGGATAGAAAATAAACAGCCTGTTCAATCACAATCATTTTAATAAATGATTTATATTTTATTTTATTATTAGTACAAGCGCTACAATACTAAATGAAAAAGCCATAACAAGGGCCATAACAAAGCTGGTATAATGTTTTTGCTGAAACGCTCCTATAACAAAAGTTACATTTAAAAGTGCCATGAACACAATTGACACCAGAAAAGAACATACATTAAAAGTTGCCAATATGAAAGTCACAATGAATAGAAAGCCAATAAAAAACTGCATATAAGAAAGCCTTGGATTCAAATACATACGAGCAACTCCTTTTCCAATAATCTTCGTATATCCTCATTAATACATGGATATGTACACATGTCAAGACAAGTTCGTGGAAAGAAAAAGCCAACTTGTTCGGTTGACCTTTTCGTAAACCAGAGCTCCTTTTTCTTTTGCAAGCTGCTGAAATGTTCTTTTCGATTTTACAATCCATACCTTTGTTCCAATTGGAATGCGATCAAATAAATATTCCACATCATTTTTTTTCATTCTAATGCATCCTTGTGAAATATATTTTCCAATTGAGCTTGGCTGATTTGTACCGTGAATACCATATTTACTCCCGTCAGTATCTCGTGCATTAAACCCCATCCACCTAGAGCCAAGTGGATTTTTTGGTGAACCACCAGGGATATCCTTCGCAATATAATAAGGATTTTTTGCCTTCATTACAATATCAAAACTTCCCTCTGGCGTTAACTCGTTTGTTTTTCCCGTCGCTACAGGAAAGACCTTTTGTATTTTACCATCATCAATATAAGCAAGCTTGTTCGTCTGCTTATTTACAATAATAAATGGATCTCCAGCACGCGGATTATCTCCAAGAGGCCATATCGGTGAAAGAGAAAAACATAATAGTAAGGACAGAAAATACGACATGATTCATTCCTTCCCTATATATATAAATCCATTTTGATTTTTCGACATATTAGCTGCGGCTATGAAAACAAAAACTACTCTCCACTTATTTTCTCTTTTATTTTCACACGGCATGGGGCGAAAAAGGGCACTGACCGCTTCTATGCATGGCCGGATGCTCTTGCCTACCTAAAAAGAATGGTTTGATGTTGGCTTTTTAATTTGGATTTATATAAGTTCTTTCACATTATCCTTCCCTTTAAACCTACTTTTAATAAGTAAATATTGCTCCATTTCATAAACAAGTTGAACAAGCTTCGCACGCATTTCAAATTCTTCACGTGTCTTAGGAAGTGGCATTTCTCTAAAAATCTCTCGCATTTCTTGTAATTGTCTAAGTGAAATAAGACCTGTGCTTTCAGGACGAATAGAATTCCCCACGTTTCCAATCACTTCCGCAATCATATCTGATTGCTCATATGACCACGATAAGGAAGCTGCAAGCGGCATAATCCGCTCTAAAATTTCAAATTGTTGCATACGCATATCAAAATACCGATAATAATAATCATCTTCTCGCATAAATTGATTTTCAAGTTTTTTGAAGGATAACTCTTTTGCTTGCTTTAAAATGTCCTCTGTTTCAATTAATTCTTTTCCAGCCCATGTACTATCTCGATTTCGTAAATATACAGCCATCTCAAATAAAATCGTTTTAAAATTCCATTCTACTTTTTCCTGATACCTTTTTAATTTTTTTTCTGCACTTGGCATATATATATTTACCAATAAAGCCACACTAATTCCAATTGTTAAAATTGCAATTTCATTTCCAATCGCTAACCATGTGATATGTTTTAATGAATACAAATGCATGACAATAACTGAACTTGTAACAATTCCTTCTTGAATTTTAAGCATAACAGCTGTTGGGATAAAAGTAAGAAGTAACAAACTAATAGCAAGTGGTGTATAACCAATTGTTTCAAAAATACAAAACGAGAATACCATCGATAATAAGCAAGCTAAAAACCGATGCAAAGATGCTTGGAGTGATTTTCGTTTCGTATTTTGCACACACAAAATAACCAAAATGCCCGCAGAACTATAAAATTCCAAACCGAATAGCTGCGCAATAAAAACTGCCGCACCTGTTCCAACTGCTGTTTTCACTGTACGATATCCAATTCTAAACATATCATTGCTCCTATATGTATAAACGTATTTACAGTAAGTATAAAAAAAGGATGACAAGCTGTCATCCTTTTCTCCTTATTATTCACGTAACTTTTACATGTTACAATATTTTTTGTAAAAATTCTTGTGCGCGTTTGCTTTTTGGTTCTGTAAAAAACTGTTCTGGACTTGTATCTTCAACAAGCTTTCCACCATCTAAAAAGAGCACACGATCAGCTACTTCTTTTGCAAATCCCATCTCATGTGTCACAATTGCCATTGTCATTCCTGTAGTCACTAAAGATTTCATTACTTCTAATACTTCTTTTACCATTTCAGGATCTAGTGCCGATGTTGGTTCATCAAAAAGCATAACTTCCGGTTCCATTGCCAATGCTCTAGCAATAGCTACACGCTGCTTTTGTCCACCTGAAAGACGGTTTGGATATGCATCCTTTTTATCGAGCAATCCTACCTTTTCAAGAAGTTCCTTCGCCTTTTTCTCTGCTTCTGGTTTTGCCACACCTTTTACATTTACTGGTGCGTACATAATATTTTCTAATACTGTCATATGAGGGAATAAGTGAAAATGTTGAAACACCATTCCAACATTTTCACGAACACTCATAATATTTGTTTTTGGATTGGTCACTTCTTTATTCCCAATCCAAATGTGACCATTTGTAGGTGTTTCTAGTACGTTCATACAACGTAAAAATGTTGATTTTCCTGACCCAGACGGTCCAACAATCGCAACAATTTCGCCCTTTTCGATTGTTGTCGTAATTCCTTTTAGTACTTCATTTTGTCCAAATGATTTATGAAGGTTTTCAATTTTAATCACTTTTCTTCATTCTCCCTTCAATTGCTTTCCCGACTAATGTAAGAATAATTACTAGAATATAGTAAACAAGTCCGACAAATAGTAACGGTTCAAGATATTTAAACGTTTCACCGCCTACAATATATGCACGGCGCATTAAATCAGTCGCACCAATTACTGTCACTACTGCCGACTCTTTCGTAAGTGTTGCAAATTCGTTCACAAGCGCTGGTAATATATTTTTTAATGCTTGTGGTAAAATAATATTTTTCATCATTTTTCTATATGGAACACCGAGAGCCATCGCAGCTTCTGTCTGTCCTTTATCAACAGCCTGAATTCCTGCACGAATTACCTCTGACATATATGCACCCGAATTTAAACTAAATGCAAGTACTGCTGCTAAAAATGCTGGTATATCATATCCAATCATTTGCGGAACACCGAAATAAATAATCATTAATTGCAAGACAAGTGGTGTACCACGAAATATCGATGTATATAAATCAGCAGCGATATTTAACACTCTTACTCTAGCAATTTTACAAAGTGCTAATAACGTTCCAAGTATAAAACCAACTAAAGCAGATACTGCTACAATTTTCAGTGTAACTTCTAGTCCCTTTAATATATATGGTATCGACGGAGTAATTGCCGAAAAATCTAAGTTCATCTTTTGTCATTCCTCTCACAGAAAAGAGAAAGGCAGCTTATTTTTTGCTGCCAAACCATTTCTTCACTAATTTGTCCATTTCACCATTTTCTTGCATCTTCTTAATCACTTTATTAAATTCTGCTGTTTTGTCACTATTTTTCGGAAGGGCAATTGCTGCTCCTACTTCTTCTGGAGCTTCCTGAATTTCAATTCCTTGTAAACCTTT
This sequence is a window from Bacillus pseudomycoides DSM 12442. Protein-coding genes within it:
- a CDS encoding DUF3894 domain-containing protein is translated as MYLNPRLSYMQFFIGFLFIVTFILATFNVCSFLVSIVFMALLNVTFVIGAFQQKHYTSFVMALVMAFSFSIVALVLIIK
- a CDS encoding YhcN/YlaJ family sporulation lipoprotein; its protein translation is MKKLKMFSIIFLAIISLLGCAGKQKEKALDNRENNGVRNVTYEGNNTNLQRVKNNTNGVTNNETRLHIANKAADRIVELEEIDKANVIVTNRNAYVAVVLRENVKGQITKQLEKKVADQVRATDPDIRHVFVSSNPDFVDRMRDYADKINQGKPVTGLFEEFTETVRRVFPNSR
- a CDS encoding DNA polymerase IV, producing the protein MREMYPKNGRVILHVDMNCFFASVEIAHDPSLKGKPLAVAGNEKERKGVIVTCSYEAREYGVRTTMLLWEAKRLCPELVVKHPNFKLYREASFEMFQILSRFTEKIQPVSIDEGYLDITDCYGLGSPLEIAKMIQQALLTELELPCSIGIAPNLFLAKTASDMKKPLGITVFRKRDIQELLWPRPVEAMHGIGEKTAEKLKEIHIHTIEQLAKGEAHVIRAKIGKHGVDLQKRAKGMDDREVDPNQMGQHKSIGNSTTFSKDMDEEKELLDMLERLSKSVSKRLQKRTLVSYNIQIMMKYYDRRTVTRSKQLKNAIWEECDIFQAASRLWKQHWDGDPIRLLGVTATELEWKTESIKQLDLFSFEEDAKEEPLLAVIDQINDKYGTPVLQRGSQLFRKQEKSFRQKLENKFM
- a CDS encoding amino acid ABC transporter ATP-binding protein encodes the protein MIKIENLHKSFGQNEVLKGITTTIEKGEIVAIVGPSGSGKSTFLRCMNVLETPTNGHIWIGNKEVTNPKTNIMSVRENVGMVFQHFHLFPHMTVLENIMYAPVNVKGVAKPEAEKKAKELLEKVGLLDKKDAYPNRLSGGQKQRVAIARALAMEPEVMLFDEPTSALDPEMVKEVLEVMKSLVTTGMTMAIVTHEMGFAKEVADRVLFLDGGKLVEDTSPEQFFTEPKSKRAQEFLQKIL
- a CDS encoding amino acid ABC transporter permease translates to MNLDFSAITPSIPYILKGLEVTLKIVAVSALVGFILGTLLALCKIARVRVLNIAADLYTSIFRGTPLVLQLMIIYFGVPQMIGYDIPAFLAAVLAFSLNSGAYMSEVIRAGIQAVDKGQTEAAMALGVPYRKMMKNIILPQALKNILPALVNEFATLTKESAVVTVIGATDLMRRAYIVGGETFKYLEPLLFVGLVYYILVIILTLVGKAIEGRMKKSD
- a CDS encoding GNAT family N-acetyltransferase; amino-acid sequence: MKIYETERLQLREIDESYAEQVLQYYDKNREFLKAWEEYRPDDFFTLDYQRKRLQKDEKEFVEGKIIRLWIFKKGDDTNIIGCISFNLIVRGIYQSCVLGYKLDKDELNKGYTTEALRKAIEVAFQEFQLHRIEAPIMPRNLASIQVVTKIGFQYEGVSRKMLMVNGVWEDHMRWVLLNE
- a CDS encoding L,D-transpeptidase, which gives rise to MSYFLSLLLCFSLSPIWPLGDNPRAGDPFIIVNKQTNKLAYIDDGKIQKVFPVATGKTNELTPEGSFDIVMKAKNPYYIAKDIPGGSPKNPLGSRWMGFNARDTDGSKYGIHGTNQPSSIGKYISQGCIRMKKNDVEYLFDRIPIGTKVWIVKSKRTFQQLAKEKGALVYEKVNRTSWLFLSTNLS
- the prli42 gene encoding stressosome-associated protein Prli42 → MNKKAQKVMIYVMLISMLVTTLLTGASMFW
- a CDS encoding tripeptidase T — its product is MINQERLVNEFMELVQVDSETKYEAEICKVLTEKFTALGVEVFEDDTMGVTGHGAGNLICTLPATKEGVDTIYFTSHMDTVVPGKGIKPSIKDGYIVSDGTTILGSDDKAGLASMFEAIRVLKEENIPHGKIEFIITVGEESGLVGAKALDRERITAKYGYALDSNGKVGEIVVAAPTQAKVNAIIRGKTAHAGVAPEKGVSAITIAAKAIAKMPLGRIDSETTANIGRFEGGTQTNIVCDHVQIFAEARSLVDEKMQEQVAKMKEVFETTAKEMGGQADVEVKVMYPGFKFADGDHVVEVAKRAAEKIGRTPSLHQSGGGSDANVIAGHGIPTVNLAVGYEEIHTTNEKIPVEELVKTAELVVAIIEEIAK
- a CDS encoding aromatic acid exporter family protein: MFRIGYRTVKTAVGTGAAVFIAQLFGLEFYSSAGILVILCVQNTKRKSLQASLHRFLACLLSMVFSFCIFETIGYTPLAISLLLLTFIPTAVMLKIQEGIVTSSVIVMHLYSLKHITWLAIGNEIAILTIGISVALLVNIYMPSAEKKLKRYQEKVEWNFKTILFEMAVYLRNRDSTWAGKELIETEDILKQAKELSFKKLENQFMREDDYYYRYFDMRMQQFEILERIMPLAASLSWSYEQSDMIAEVIGNVGNSIRPESTGLISLRQLQEMREIFREMPLPKTREEFEMRAKLVQLVYEMEQYLLIKSRFKGKDNVKELI